A genomic region of Eucalyptus grandis isolate ANBG69807.140 chromosome 5, ASM1654582v1, whole genome shotgun sequence contains the following coding sequences:
- the LOC120293715 gene encoding uncharacterized protein LOC120293715 — protein sequence MRNALLVVSTLITSTTYQSVLQPPCFSSNVDPNSNKVFLAPSTFVSSHAEDVIYTVFMTGNTFGLFMSVQMIVCLTRDLPLKLPLRLCLHLLHAIHDVHVDEQRVTPDNRAIVERVAAHHIISSSTDTEVVGASYGFLLGRTFPAEPHK from the coding sequence ATGCGCAACGCCCTGCTGGTCGTCTCCACGCTCATCACAAGCACAACCTACCAATCCGTGCTCCAGCCTCCGTGCTTTTCGTCAAATGTCGACCCTAATTCCAACAAAGTCTTCCTCGCGCCTTCTACTTTTGTGTCTTCTCATGCTGAGGACGTCATATACACCGTCTTCATGACCGGCAATACATTTGGACTCTTCATGTCGGTCCAGATGATTGTTTGCCTCACCAGAGATCTCCCCTTGAAGCTGCCGCTGAGACTCTGCCTACATTTGCTTCATGCCATTCATGACGTTCACGTCGATGAACAAAGAGTTACCCCTGACAACCGTGCTATTGTTGAGCGTGTTGCCGCTCATcacatcatttcttcttctactgATACAGAAGTGGTTGGCGCGAGCTATGGATTTCTACTTGGAAGGACTTTTCCGGCAGAACCTCACAAGTGA
- the LOC104446329 gene encoding ankyrin repeat-containing protein BDA1 has protein sequence MERRLLEAARKGNVDELKDLVSSNELILKEMALEAAGHTLLHVACVAGHLDVVQELLKHMPKLAKKVNAGGFSPLHIAAAQGEVEIARELLRVGEDLCFVKGRERRIPLHYAVVNGELNVMKVLLSASPESVEETTAREETMLHLAVKNNRFDAVVVLVEHLKQHKKEQVIKWQDNKGNTVLHVAAAVQNFEVVNFMLFGSALEFGIVDVNALNKSGSTPLDVSSRSDQEIREILAQAGAKHGQSNLPSSEIVLVIGDQDNNERATSYQSVRKPAVENDQPPSLPPKDSTQGQKPLGDKRNDLLVVAVLIVTATFQAVIQPPHLKKVKTHTKNGFLAAYLSFEATTFCKNFTLFCFLTSNTLGFLLAVQMIIGLTKDLPSKYPLKLSTFSMVGTYLSCMYNVPAWSLLDENYSPLGTALIGTLGFLIPVAILYIYRKKERERR, from the exons ATGGAGCGAAGGTTGTTAGAAGCAGCTCGAAAGGGCAATGTCGATGAGCTGAAAGACTTGGTCAGCAGCAATGAGCTCATCCTTAAGGAGATGGCTCTTGAAGCAGCCGGTCACACGCTGCTGCACGTCGCTTGTGTGGCTGGCCATTTGGATGTCGTCCAAGAGCTCCTGAAGCATATGCCGAAGCTCGCAAAAAAAGTAAACGCAGGCGGTTTCAGCCCGCTGCACATCGCGGCAGCTCAAGGCGAAGTTGAGATCGCAAGGGAGCTCTTGAGAGTGGGTGAAGACCTGTGCTTCGTGAAGGGACGGGAGAGAAGAATTCCTTTGCATTATGCTGTTGTAAATGGGGAGCTCAACGTCATGAAGGTGCTGCTCTCCGCTTCCCCTGAGTCTGTCGAAGAGACAACCGCCAGGGAGGAGACAATGCTTCACCTCGCTGTGAAGAACAACCGGTTTGATGCGGTCGTTGTGTTGGTAGAGCATCTGAAGCAGCACAAGAAGGAGCAGGTCATCAAGTGGCAGGACAACAAAGGCAACACTGTCTTGCATGTCGCTGCCGCCGTCCAAAATTTTGAG GTGGTTAACTTCATGCTTTTTGGTTCTGCTCTGGAGTTCGGGATCGTAGACGTGAACGCCTTGAACAAGAGTGGCTCAACCCCTCTCGATGTCTCATCTCGCTCTGATCAAGAGATTAGAGAAATCCTCGCGCAAGCCGGAGCCAAACATGGACAATCAAACTTGCCGTCTTCAGAAATAGTCCTGGTGATTGGCGACCAAGATAATAATGAGAGAGCTACCAGCTATCAATCGGTTCGGAAACCTGCAGTTGAAAATGATCAGCCACCATCATTACCACCAAAAGATTCGACCCAAGGACAAAAGCCTTTGGGCGATAAACGCAATGACCTTCTTGTTGTAGCCGTGCTCATAGTAACCGCAACCTTCCAAGCCGTGATTCAGCCTCCGCACCTTAAAAAAGTCAAAACTCATACCAAGAATGGCTTCCTTGCAGCATACTTATCTTTTGAGGCAACTACCTTCTGTAAGAATTTCactttattttgcttccttaCCAGCAACACGCTCGGATTTCTGTTGGCTGTTCAGATGATCATTGGTCTCACCAAAgatcttccatcgaaatatcCGCTGAAGCTCTCGACGTTCTCGATGGTTGGTACTTACCTTTCCTGCATGTATAACGTGCCGGCCTGGTCGTTACTGGATGAAAATTACAGTCCTCTAGGAACAGCGTTGATAGGCACACTGGGGTTCCTGATACCAGTTGctattctatatatatacagaaaaaaagaaagagaaagaagatga